The window CTGCCTATGGGACCAGACGTTGACCCAGCGTGGGCGcctgggtgagggtgggggtgagcTCCCCCGCTACCTGTACTCCTCCCGGGGAGGGTCAAGGTCTGGCTCTTCCTGAAACCCGTGGCCCACCTCAGGGGCAGGTGGCCAGCTGTTCTCTGGAGGCTGGGGTCCCGCTGGCCAGGGGTCATCAGGCCGGGGAGGTTCAGGGGGATCGGTCCTAGGGAGCTCGGGGGGCCACACTCCATTATCGGGCAGGTCTCTCCAGGGACGATTGAGGCCTGGAGGCGGAGGGTCGTCAAAGACAGGGGGTACACCTGGCCAGGGATCACCGGGGAGTGGAGGGCCCTGTGGCCATGCTGGGGAGCTCTCCTCCTCCGGGGCCTCTGTTGGAGGGCGAGACGGGTGGTCCCCACTGCCTGATATACCTGtagaggaggaaggaaaatggTACGAGGCATGGGAGGAGCGGATCCTCCCTCAGCTAAGACCAAGGCGGCCACAGCCTCCGTGGGGTGGCTCCCCGTCCCCAGCGAGCCAACCCCACAAACAAATCAGTGCTAACTCTCAAAGAGCTCTCCACGCATTAGAAAATACCAGAATGACATGGAAACTCCACACTGATCTGACCCATTAACTTGATCAAATTTAAACTGACCAGCACaccgcccctccccccccaaataaGTCCCATATAAGCCCCATGCCACCCTGGCTGGCCCCTGAGTTGGTCTGCAGCCCCGATGGCACCTGGGCCCTGCCTCTGGAACGATCTCCACCCGACTCAGTCAAGCCCACAGCACCAGAGAATACTCTCCCCACACACCCAGAATTTGCTCTAATCTCTGCCTAGAACTACCCCTGAGCCAGCACATTAATAATGGGCTGAAATGCACCTTTTTGTACCACCTGCATCCCCCTGACTCTTCCCTTCATGAGACTCCCAGAATCTTCTCCACCCCGGTGCACCCCATCCTTCTTAGCGGTCACTCTCACCTTATCTCGATCATTCCCCCACTACCCCCAGTTGTGCTCCTGGCCTCTATTCCCAGCTCACCTCCAGCAAATAGACAAAGGACCAGGATCCCCAGGAGTTTCCAGTTGAGCGTCATGGCTGTCTCCTGGCCCCCCAAATCAGGGGTAGGCTGAATCTGGGTTTCTGAGAGCCCCAAGAGGCTTTATAAAGGAGGAGGGACAGGAGGTGGCACATCTCTGGGGAGGGGCCGGCCCAGTGACACAAGGAATCCCATTTGAACCTAACTGGTCAAACCTGTCTGGAAGGCCATTGTTAATGTGCATGCAACCTGTGACTGTGGCGTCCCTCATTTTAGCACCTCAGCCCAGGACCCAACCATCGCAGCTCTCCCTATCAGTGACCTGATCACTTCTCCCCGTTTTCATGCCCCCCCTCCATACATACCCTGCAGCAACCAGTACCCACCTGTCATCTGCATAATCACAGAGACTTCCACCTTTCATCCCTCCCAGTCATGGGAAGCTGAAGAACGGGAACAAACCACGCGTGGGGAAGCAGGCTAATTACAGGGACTGGGAGGCAGGACGCCCGGGTTGGCGGGAGGGCTGCTTTTGAACACCTGGAGGTAGCTAGGACAGTGTCAGCCTGTAggagcctccccacccccatggtGAACTTGCGGTCCAGGCTTAGTTCTTTCCCTGGAAATTCCACCCCTTTCAGGACCCAGGTTCCCTAACTCCCCAGCTTCTGCCTTCTTCAGCCTGGTACTGCTTCCTGAGCAGTGACAAACAGGAATTCCCTCCAGGAGCTTCTGACTGCAGATGAGGAAGGAAACATGAGAAAATCCGGATTCCTTCTCCCCACCCAGAACTGACTGATGAGTCACCACCCCAGAAACTCAGGAAGAAGCTGCCGCTGCTCTCCCAAAAGCtccccccttcctccttcctcaagAACCCTCCTCTTGGCCCCTCTGCAACCTCTACCCTGGTTCTTGGTTCTAACTCTCTCCCCATCTCCTCCCTCCCATCTTTCCCTCTCCTCAGGCCTCAGCTCACTTACCTATATTTCTCAGAGGTACCCCTAGCATCTCCTCAAGAAGCACTTCtctgcattatttaatttaacttgtataatcAGTTCTgttgaacaccattaagtacatggactctttttttcttattctttttttctttattatgatcattccattctatgtatataatcagtaattcataatatcttcacatagttgcatattcatcattatgatcatttcttagaacacttgcatcaattcagacaaagaaataaaaacacaacggaaaaaagttcatacacgccataccccttactcctccctttcattgaccactagcatttcaatctaaatttattttaacatttgctccccctgttatttatttttattccatatgttctactcgtctgctgacaaggtagataaacagagcattagacacaaggttttcacaatcacacagtcacattgtgaaagctatatcaatatacaatcatcttcaagaaacaaggctactggaacacagctataaattttcaggcacttccctccaacctctccattacatcttgaagaacaaggtgatatctgctaaatgggtaagaataacctccaggataacctctccactctgtttggaatctctcagccattgacactttgtctcatttcactcttcccccttttggtcgagaaggttttctcaatcccttgatgctgagtctcagctcattccaggatttctgtcccacattgccaggaaggtccacacccctggaagtcacgtcccacatagacagagggagagtggtgagtttgcttgttgtgttggctagagagagaggccacatctgagcaacaagagattatcttgggggtgacttttaggcctaattttcagtaggcttgacctatcctttgtggggttaagtgcatatgaacaaaccccaagattgggggctcagcctattgctttggttgtccccactgcttgtgaaaatatcaagaattcaacttggggtagttgaattttcccctgttctcaccattcccccaaggggacattgtaaatactttttttactcactgttcaaatcactcggaatttattggggcatcactccagacaaacctacaaaatcttttctctctttttttttttaacgtatttttttaaatttttttaaataccaaaaaacaccaaacaaacacaaacattcctattttgatcattctgttctacatatatagacagtaattcacaatatcatcacatagttgtatattcatcaccatgaacatttcttggaacatttgcatgtattcagaaaagaaataaaatgaaaacagaaaaaaatttatacataccataccccttactcctccctttcattgatcactagcatttcaatctaaatttattttaacatttgttccccctgttatttatttttattccatatgttctactcgtctgctgacaaggtagtTAAAcagagcattagacacaaggttttcacaatcacacagtcacattgtgaaagctatatcaacatacaatcatcttcaagaaacaaggctactggaacacagctctaaattttcaggcactttcctccaacctctccattacatcttgaagaacaaggtgatatctactaaatgggtaagaataacctccaggataacctctccactctgtttggaatctctcagccattgacactttgtctcatttcactcttcccccttttggtcgagaaggttttctcaatcccttgatgctgagtctcagctcattctaggatttctgtcccatgttgccaggaagattcacACCCTTGgaagtcttgtcccacatagacagggggagggtggtgagtttgcttgttgtgttggctggagagagaggccacatctgagcaataaaagaagttctcttgggggtgactcttaggcctgtaggcttgacctatcctttgcggggttaagtttcagatgaacaaactccaagactgggggctcagcctatagctttggttgtccacactgctagtgagaatatcaagaattcaacttgggaaagttgaattttcccccgttctcaccattccccgtaggggactttgcaaatacttttttattcactgttcaaattactcggaatttattggggcatccctctggataaacctacaaaatcttatgccctacttaAGGATCCACGTACTTAtcgtgttcaattaagctgtccacataagttatattaggaactgcagtagtcaaaatataaattttgtaccaaataaacatcttttgccttagtctcacatataagttaaatttttaaaatattaattaccatctatttcaacatcctgcagtaatgacattcctttgttcttcctcatgcaaaaacatttttaaatttgtacatttagtcactttcATTATacatctaggcattcctagattataccatctcaatctttattgtctatcattctgatttcatttatgcccccagccctccttcctctgtcatcctcacattcagcttcattcagtgttgtattacagttaggtattatcgtgctatccatttctcagtttttacaatcagtcctgttgcacaatctgtatcccttcagctccaatgacccaatatcttaccctatttctatctcctggtggtctctgtcaccaatgaaattctccaagtttattcactaatgtcagttcatatcagtgagaccatacaatatttgtccttttgtttctgcctaatctcactcagcataatgtctttaaagtccatccatgttgttacataattcataactttactctgtcttatggctgcataatattccatcgtatgtatttacagtttgtttagccactgttctgttgatggacattttggctgtttccatctctttgcaattgtaaataatgctgctataaacactggtgtgcaaatgttt is drawn from Tamandua tetradactyla isolate mTamTet1 chromosome 5, mTamTet1.pri, whole genome shotgun sequence and contains these coding sequences:
- the PSORS1C2 gene encoding psoriasis susceptibility 1 candidate gene 2 protein, which encodes MTLNWKLLGILVLCLFAGGISGSGDHPSRPPTEAPEEESSPAWPQGPPLPGDPWPGVPPVFDDPPPPGLNRPWRDLPDNGVWPPELPRTDPPEPPRPDDPWPAGPQPPENSWPPAPEVGHGFQEEPDLDPPREEYR